One window of the Acidimicrobiia bacterium genome contains the following:
- a CDS encoding glucose-1-phosphate thymidylyltransferase: MRGLVLAGGTGSRLRPITFSMAKQLVPIANKPIIEYGLEDLAEAGVTTVGIVISPETGAAISRAVERAAERIGLDATFILQDEPLGLAHALKVALPFIDGDECLMYLGDNLVKSGVADVVRDFKEFQPSCQIMLSPVDNPSSFGVADLAEDGSIRRLIEKPEFPPSNLALVGVYLFDDSIAEAVHAIKPSDRGELEITDAIQYLVETGREVRASIVSGWWKDTGTRDDLLAAQHLVISEMAHENHGELVDTTVDGALHLGRGSTLRRCTVVGPAVIGDDVVIEDSIIGPEVSIGDRSRISNAAVEHSIVIEGAVVNGWKIRSSIIGREASLDGHAPPEFVTMMLGERSEILRA; encoded by the coding sequence GTGAGGGGCCTCGTGCTCGCCGGCGGCACCGGATCGCGGCTGCGGCCCATCACCTTCTCGATGGCGAAGCAGCTCGTCCCGATCGCCAACAAGCCGATCATCGAGTACGGCCTGGAGGATCTCGCCGAGGCCGGCGTCACCACGGTCGGCATCGTGATCTCACCCGAGACCGGAGCAGCCATCAGCCGGGCGGTGGAACGGGCGGCAGAGCGGATCGGGCTCGACGCCACCTTTATCCTCCAGGACGAACCGCTCGGCCTGGCCCACGCCCTCAAGGTCGCACTGCCCTTCATCGACGGAGACGAGTGTCTGATGTACCTGGGCGACAACCTGGTCAAGAGCGGGGTCGCCGACGTGGTCCGGGACTTCAAGGAGTTCCAGCCCTCGTGCCAGATCATGCTGTCGCCGGTCGACAACCCGTCCTCCTTCGGCGTGGCTGACCTCGCCGAGGACGGCAGCATCCGTCGCCTGATCGAGAAGCCGGAGTTTCCGCCATCGAACCTGGCTCTCGTCGGCGTGTACCTGTTCGACGACTCGATCGCCGAGGCGGTCCACGCCATCAAGCCGTCGGACCGGGGAGAGTTGGAGATCACCGACGCCATCCAATACCTCGTCGAGACCGGCAGGGAGGTGCGCGCCTCGATCGTGAGCGGCTGGTGGAAGGACACCGGCACCAGGGATGACTTGCTGGCCGCCCAGCACCTCGTCATCTCCGAGATGGCGCACGAGAACCACGGCGAGCTGGTCGACACCACCGTCGACGGGGCCCTGCACCTCGGACGAGGGTCCACGCTCCGGCGCTGCACCGTGGTCGGACCAGCAGTCATCGGAGACGATGTGGTGATCGAGGACAGCATCATCGGCCCCGAGGTCTCCATCGGGGACCGCTCCCGGATATCCAACGCCGCGGTTGAGCACTCGATCGTCATCGAAGGGGCCGTCGTCAACGGCTGGAAGATTCGATCGTCGATCATCGGTCGGGAGGCGAGCCTCGACGGTCACGCCCCTCCCGAGTTCGTGACGATGATGCTCGGAGAGCGGTCCGAGATCCTGAGGGCGTAA
- a CDS encoding ABC transporter permease, with product MTEFRNLWEFRGLLRLLVTRDLTIRYKRSTLGVWWTLLNPLLTMSILWIVFSQFFRFQIPDVPFAVYLLSGVLLVTFFAQGVNATGAAMVNNAAVLSKVYVPAEVFAFSSAIAAASNFMISLIPLLIIQLATGVGVPWTALLIPLPVLCLLAFTVGVGLLVAAAAVYFYDVLDLTGVFIQLVSYLVPTFYPITIVPEGFRWIIHLNPLYSYLRVFRGFVYEGGFAPGWNFAVMGVSAVVVLLLGVWVFSRSWKNLVVLL from the coding sequence GTGACCGAGTTTCGCAACCTGTGGGAGTTCCGTGGGCTGCTGCGGTTGCTCGTCACCCGGGACCTCACCATCCGCTACAAGCGCTCGACGCTCGGCGTGTGGTGGACGCTGCTCAATCCGCTGCTGACGATGTCGATCCTGTGGATCGTCTTCAGCCAGTTCTTTCGCTTCCAGATCCCCGACGTCCCGTTCGCCGTGTACCTGCTGTCGGGGGTGCTCCTCGTCACCTTTTTCGCCCAGGGAGTGAACGCAACGGGGGCGGCGATGGTGAACAACGCGGCCGTGTTGTCGAAGGTATACGTTCCCGCCGAAGTCTTCGCCTTCTCGTCGGCGATCGCGGCCGCCAGCAACTTCATGATCAGCCTCATCCCCTTGCTGATCATCCAATTGGCGACCGGCGTCGGTGTCCCATGGACCGCACTCCTCATCCCCCTGCCGGTGCTGTGCCTGCTGGCCTTCACCGTCGGCGTCGGCCTGCTGGTGGCGGCGGCCGCCGTGTACTTCTACGACGTGCTCGACCTGACCGGTGTGTTCATCCAGCTGGTGTCGTACCTGGTGCCCACTTTCTATCCGATCACCATCGTTCCCGAGGGGTTCCGCTGGATCATCCACCTGAACCCGCTGTACTCCTACCTGCGAGTGTTTCGCGGCTTCGTGTACGAGGGCGGGTTCGCCCCCGGCTGGAACTTCGCCGTCATGGGCGTGAGCGCCGTCGTCGTGCTCCTTCTCGGCGTCTGGGTGTTCTCGCGCAGCTGGAAGAACCTCGTGGTGCTGCTGTGA
- a CDS encoding ABC transporter ATP-binding protein: MTEPTIGVTDLGLAYRLTRNQASTLKEFAIRAVKRQVSHERLWAVRGVSFEVYPGEVFALVGPNGAGKSSLMKTVARVLPPTEGRVVVRGSVAPMIELGAGFNPELTANENIVLYGTLLGRRPEVMRERVPEILEWAELIEFGDVPVRNYSTGMLARLGFAVATDVQPDVLVIDEVLSVGDERFQTRSKARMASLMDGGAAVLLVSHALDLVEEIADRVLWLDHGSPMMVGDPDKVIAAYREWSE, translated from the coding sequence GTGACCGAGCCGACGATCGGCGTCACCGACCTGGGCCTGGCCTACCGCCTAACGCGCAACCAGGCCTCCACACTCAAGGAGTTCGCCATCAGGGCGGTCAAGCGCCAGGTGTCTCACGAGAGGCTGTGGGCGGTGCGGGGCGTCAGCTTTGAAGTGTATCCCGGTGAGGTGTTCGCCCTGGTGGGGCCCAACGGTGCCGGCAAGAGCTCGCTGATGAAGACGGTGGCCCGGGTGCTGCCCCCCACCGAGGGCAGGGTGGTGGTGCGCGGCAGCGTGGCCCCGATGATCGAGTTGGGGGCCGGCTTCAACCCCGAGTTGACCGCCAACGAGAACATCGTCCTCTACGGCACCCTTCTGGGCCGTCGTCCCGAAGTGATGAGAGAGCGAGTTCCCGAGATCCTCGAGTGGGCCGAGTTGATCGAGTTCGGGGACGTTCCGGTGAGGAACTACTCGACGGGGATGCTCGCCCGCCTTGGTTTCGCGGTTGCCACCGACGTTCAACCCGATGTGCTCGTCATCGATGAGGTCCTCTCTGTCGGCGATGAGAGGTTCCAGACGAGGTCCAAGGCCCGCATGGCTTCACTCATGGACGGCGGTGCCGCGGTGCTCCTAGTCTCACACGCACTCGACCTGGTCGAGGAGATCGCAGACCGGGTCCTATGGTTAGACCACGGATCGCCGATGATGGTTGGGGACCCGGACAAGGTCATCGCCGCCTATCGGGAGTGGAGTGAGTGA
- a CDS encoding glycosyltransferase, with protein sequence MWLKRLIRPLIPDRLMARYRLRQHSRQARVNVDVLLSDSAPARRWLSTTPDTYRVGVGRGLQPGGSPVGVVVLGDATHRDAAVWALAHTGADAAIVGATTRPRLVGRRRTEPSILPETVVVSSEIHDEVDGVPHGDLVGFVDRLRQAGAHLTVIPTAVAPGRPRRNDPVEAPVVVMFAGVPMHDVGGGSRTTQLALELLRRGVAVVYVSVFGSDEGTDLGVRYVHPRLEQVRLDGFDPDHFVERAKVPGWVLIEIPLDALRDPVSRLTDRGWRVAYDVIDHWTDRALGGEWYRADTERWFLTHSDAVLASAPDLVATARAGGAAEPVLIPNAVNEAVFGGGEVPPPEDLPDAEPLIGYHGSLYGDWIDWASIAAVATAFPNAAVVLIGDASKGHPPMPENVHFLGLKAQSDLPAYLQRFAVGLVPFTVSDTTHAVSPLKVYEYLACGVPVAAPPLRALEGLDGVVVDDDLPLAVTRALAGEPPDGSAALAAHSWRQRAELILDRLGLLLLGGIDAPARIVVRPVTHHAPAARRLG encoded by the coding sequence ATGTGGCTGAAGCGGTTGATCCGTCCCCTCATCCCTGATCGCCTCATGGCCCGGTATCGGCTGCGTCAGCACTCTCGGCAGGCTCGCGTCAACGTGGATGTCCTCCTGTCCGACAGTGCCCCTGCCCGTCGATGGTTGTCGACGACACCCGACACCTACCGCGTCGGCGTCGGCCGCGGGCTCCAGCCCGGCGGATCACCCGTAGGGGTCGTCGTTCTGGGCGATGCGACCCACCGTGACGCCGCCGTGTGGGCACTCGCCCACACCGGAGCGGATGCGGCCATCGTCGGCGCCACCACCCGCCCCCGGCTGGTCGGGCGGCGGCGCACCGAGCCCTCGATCTTGCCCGAGACGGTGGTCGTCTCCTCCGAGATCCATGACGAAGTGGATGGAGTGCCTCACGGGGATCTCGTCGGATTCGTCGACCGGCTGCGACAGGCGGGCGCCCACCTGACGGTCATCCCCACCGCGGTGGCCCCCGGCCGCCCCCGGCGCAATGATCCGGTCGAGGCGCCGGTCGTGGTCATGTTCGCCGGGGTTCCTATGCACGATGTCGGTGGTGGTTCGCGCACCACGCAACTCGCCCTCGAGCTGCTGCGCCGGGGGGTCGCGGTGGTCTACGTCTCGGTGTTCGGCAGCGACGAGGGCACCGATCTCGGCGTGCGGTACGTTCATCCCCGGCTCGAGCAGGTGCGGCTCGACGGATTCGATCCCGATCACTTCGTGGAGCGGGCGAAGGTGCCAGGGTGGGTGCTCATAGAGATTCCGCTGGACGCTCTGCGCGACCCGGTGAGTCGACTCACCGATCGTGGATGGCGGGTGGCATACGACGTGATCGACCACTGGACGGATCGTGCCCTCGGCGGCGAGTGGTATCGGGCCGACACCGAGCGATGGTTCCTCACCCATTCTGATGCGGTGCTGGCGTCGGCGCCCGACCTCGTGGCCACAGCTCGGGCCGGTGGTGCCGCCGAACCGGTGCTCATCCCCAACGCCGTCAACGAAGCGGTATTCGGCGGAGGTGAGGTGCCGCCTCCGGAGGACCTCCCGGATGCCGAGCCGCTCATCGGGTACCACGGTTCGCTCTACGGCGACTGGATCGACTGGGCCTCGATCGCCGCCGTGGCGACCGCGTTCCCGAATGCTGCCGTCGTGCTCATCGGTGATGCCTCCAAGGGTCATCCACCGATGCCCGAGAACGTCCACTTCCTCGGGCTCAAGGCACAGTCGGATCTCCCCGCCTACCTCCAGCGATTCGCCGTGGGACTCGTACCGTTCACCGTCTCCGACACCACCCACGCGGTGAGTCCCCTGAAGGTTTACGAGTACCTCGCCTGCGGTGTGCCGGTGGCGGCGCCGCCGCTGCGCGCCCTGGAGGGACTCGACGGCGTGGTCGTCGATGACGATCTGCCGTTAGCGGTTACGCGAGCTCTGGCGGGCGAGCCACCGGACGGCTCAGCAGCCTTGGCCGCGCATTCGTGGCGGCAGCGTGCCGAACTCATTCTTGACCGGCTCGGCCTCCTGCTTCTTGGGGGCATTGATGCCCCGGCGCGCATCGTGGTTCGTCCGGTGACCCACCACGCGCCGGCGGCCCGTCGGCTCGGCTGA
- a CDS encoding ribbon-helix-helix protein, CopG family → MKKTRTTLTIDEDVLRAVKVKAARTGRGDSEVIEESLRRDLGIDLVARLWARNDLPEDEAMALAVEAQHATRNPRS, encoded by the coding sequence ATGAAGAAGACACGGACAACGCTGACCATCGACGAAGACGTTCTGCGAGCGGTCAAAGTGAAGGCAGCGCGTACCGGGAGGGGCGACAGCGAGGTCATCGAGGAGTCACTGCGGCGTGACCTCGGTATCGACCTCGTCGCTCGCCTCTGGGCACGCAACGACCTCCCCGAGGATGAGGCGATGGCGCTCGCCGTCGAGGCACAACACGCCACTCGCAACCCACGCTCCTGA
- a CDS encoding glycosyltransferase, producing the protein MRRRLGVLRELVRTHGLGGALVSVLGYVRWRLRGRKTPTGTSLWLDAYRDIGPAVPGSASFTIVCPAFEPDPKFLRACVRSVIGQSYSKWEMVIVDDGSSNPASLRELTRLARRDRRIRLVRADRNGGIAQATNLGAAEAKGDYLVFLDHDDELAPRALEWLSTCTPEADLIYTDEDKVSDDGTYHSHFFKPAWSPRLLLGVNYVNHATCIRSSLFHEVGGLREGLEGVQDHDLLLRVSETPGLVVRHLPNLLYHWRLWGGSYSGSPDKRRRVEEAGLKMVQETIDRRGWRAHATLGNMKPFNYRVVFSPDPVPPLVKVVIPTRDRVELLKVAVDGVLNRTDGVSTHLVIVDNGSRKAKTHAFLSDVATRDDVSVVTIDDAFNYSRLCNEGVLAGPDTDHVLLLNNDVEIRHRGWLLQLTGWLRDPEVVGVGPLLLFPDGSIQHAGVVVGLGGIAGHYAHSQPYEPKTGALHDQAREVGCLTAACLLVRTADFHALGGLDEDLAIDFQDVDFCLKLREVTGGVLMYDPTFPLVHAESASRGTLGASNGYTASRFDFLWGEVLSDTDPYYSPHLSRTESDLSLASFPWKFEDRRGRLMGR; encoded by the coding sequence ATGAGGCGTCGACTTGGAGTACTCAGGGAGCTGGTGCGGACCCACGGCCTTGGCGGCGCTCTGGTCTCCGTTCTGGGATACGTTCGGTGGCGGTTGAGAGGTAGAAAGACACCAACTGGCACGAGCTTGTGGCTCGATGCATATCGAGACATTGGGCCGGCAGTCCCGGGGTCCGCCTCGTTCACGATCGTCTGCCCGGCGTTCGAGCCGGATCCGAAGTTCCTTCGTGCGTGTGTGCGTTCAGTGATCGGTCAGTCCTACTCGAAGTGGGAGATGGTCATCGTCGACGATGGCTCGAGCAATCCGGCTTCCCTCCGCGAGTTGACGCGTTTAGCGAGGCGAGATCGGCGGATTCGCCTGGTTCGCGCCGATCGCAATGGAGGTATCGCTCAGGCTACGAATCTGGGAGCCGCGGAGGCCAAGGGCGACTACCTGGTGTTCCTCGACCACGACGACGAGCTTGCACCCCGGGCACTCGAGTGGCTCAGCACCTGCACGCCTGAGGCCGACTTGATCTACACGGATGAGGACAAGGTCTCGGACGACGGAACCTACCACTCGCACTTCTTCAAGCCAGCGTGGTCGCCGCGGCTACTTCTCGGTGTGAACTATGTGAACCATGCCACCTGTATTCGCTCATCGCTCTTCCACGAGGTCGGGGGACTGCGCGAGGGTCTCGAGGGCGTCCAGGACCACGACTTGCTCCTGAGGGTCTCTGAGACCCCGGGCCTGGTGGTGCGGCACCTGCCGAATCTTCTCTACCACTGGCGTCTCTGGGGCGGGTCGTACTCGGGTAGCCCGGACAAGCGCCGCCGCGTCGAGGAGGCGGGCCTGAAGATGGTCCAAGAAACCATCGACCGCAGGGGCTGGCGGGCGCACGCGACGCTCGGCAATATGAAGCCGTTCAACTACCGAGTTGTCTTCTCGCCCGATCCGGTCCCTCCGCTGGTGAAGGTGGTGATTCCGACGCGCGATCGGGTTGAACTACTGAAGGTCGCGGTGGACGGCGTTCTGAACCGTACCGATGGCGTGAGTACTCACCTGGTGATCGTGGACAACGGGTCGAGAAAGGCGAAAACCCACGCCTTTCTGTCTGATGTGGCAACCCGTGACGACGTGTCCGTCGTGACCATCGACGATGCATTCAACTACTCGAGGTTGTGCAACGAAGGGGTCCTGGCGGGGCCGGATACAGATCATGTGCTGCTGCTCAACAACGACGTGGAGATCCGACATCGTGGTTGGCTCCTTCAGCTCACCGGTTGGCTGCGAGACCCGGAGGTAGTGGGCGTCGGGCCGCTTCTCCTGTTTCCCGACGGAAGCATTCAACACGCCGGTGTTGTGGTCGGGTTGGGGGGGATCGCCGGGCACTACGCCCATTCGCAGCCCTACGAACCCAAGACCGGGGCCCTCCACGATCAGGCCCGAGAGGTGGGTTGTCTGACAGCTGCTTGCTTGCTCGTTCGAACGGCTGACTTTCATGCGCTCGGTGGCCTGGACGAGGACTTGGCCATCGACTTTCAGGATGTGGACTTCTGCCTGAAGCTCAGAGAGGTCACCGGCGGTGTGCTCATGTACGACCCAACATTTCCGCTCGTACACGCTGAGTCGGCGTCTCGGGGGACGCTCGGGGCCAGCAACGGGTACACCGCGAGCCGCTTTGATTTCCTTTGGGGAGAGGTTCTCTCGGATACCGATCCCTACTACAGCCCGCACTTGAGCAGAACCGAGAGCGACCTGTCTCTAGCCAGCTTTCCATGGAAATTCGAAGATCGGCGTGGTCGCCTCATGGGGCGTTGA
- a CDS encoding glycosyltransferase, translating into MLQISVITTLFNEADDVEAVIRSVLEQTHPPHEVVVTDAGSTDGTVEILERLAGEHSSVRVIHQPGDRTVGRNTAIAATTTGRVACIDGGCFAEPDWLEHIAAAFDGGAEWVAGFYRPEGRTLLSTCIGLVMVYTIDEVDPDDFTPSARSLAFTKAAWQRVGGFPTTYLVAEDSAYAEELRAAGYRARFVPEAVVRWRPPSGLASLWVTVYRWGRGDGLSGMRNYELKHLAKVYGLTGLAVGLAAVFQPWLIPVALVPLFTKMLMSTWPKYRHAHGFMKYLYLPVAYFVASAAEAVGFVVGAATAKRNPDPQRWRQSG; encoded by the coding sequence ATGCTGCAGATCTCAGTCATCACAACGCTGTTCAACGAGGCCGACGACGTGGAGGCCGTGATCCGCTCGGTCCTCGAACAGACCCATCCACCCCACGAGGTCGTGGTGACCGACGCCGGTTCCACCGACGGCACCGTCGAGATCCTGGAGCGCCTCGCCGGCGAACATTCGTCGGTGCGGGTGATCCACCAGCCGGGGGACCGCACGGTGGGGCGCAACACGGCGATCGCCGCCACCACCACCGGCCGGGTCGCCTGCATCGATGGGGGATGCTTCGCCGAACCCGACTGGCTGGAACACATCGCCGCCGCCTTCGATGGCGGTGCCGAGTGGGTGGCCGGCTTCTATCGGCCCGAGGGCCGAACATTGCTGTCCACCTGCATCGGCCTGGTGATGGTGTACACCATTGACGAGGTCGATCCCGACGACTTCACGCCGTCGGCGCGGTCCCTGGCCTTCACCAAGGCGGCCTGGCAGCGAGTCGGAGGATTTCCCACCACCTATCTCGTCGCCGAAGACAGCGCCTATGCCGAAGAGTTGCGCGCCGCTGGCTACCGGGCACGGTTCGTCCCAGAGGCTGTGGTGCGCTGGCGGCCTCCGTCGGGGCTGGCTTCGCTGTGGGTGACCGTGTATCGCTGGGGTCGGGGCGACGGGCTGTCGGGGATGCGCAACTACGAGTTGAAGCACCTGGCCAAGGTGTACGGGTTGACCGGGTTGGCCGTCGGTCTTGCCGCGGTGTTTCAACCGTGGCTGATTCCGGTGGCTCTGGTGCCGCTGTTCACGAAGATGCTGATGAGCACCTGGCCCAAGTATCGCCACGCCCACGGCTTCATGAAGTACCTCTACCTACCGGTCGCCTACTTCGTCGCATCCGCAGCCGAGGCCGTCGGATTCGTCGTCGGAGCGGCCACGGCCAAGCGGAACCCGGACCCGCAGCGGTGGAGACAATCCGGCTGA
- the rfbB gene encoding dTDP-glucose 4,6-dehydratase, whose amino-acid sequence MKRRYVVTGGAGFIGSNFIRHVLAAEPKAEVLNLDLLTYAGVQSTVDELDANDRHTFVRGDIRAPEVVDAVVAGADVVVHFAAESHVDRSISGPTEFLSTNVVGTGVVIDAARRHGVPRFVHVSTDEVYGSIADGFAPEDARLAPSSPYSASKAGADLLVASYTTTFDYPSITTRCTNNFGPYQFPEKVIPLFVTNLLDGKQVPLYGDGLNERDWLYVTDHCAAIHLLVDEGEPGETYNIGADNQLTNLDLTMRIIDALGADESRIEYVTDRPGHDRRYAVDTAKLRALGWKPVHGFEDGLAATVDWYRDRRDWWQPLKDRAS is encoded by the coding sequence GTGAAGCGACGCTACGTGGTCACAGGTGGGGCCGGTTTCATCGGTTCCAATTTCATTCGACACGTCCTCGCCGCCGAGCCGAAAGCCGAAGTCCTCAACCTCGACCTGCTCACCTACGCCGGGGTGCAGTCGACCGTCGACGAACTCGACGCGAATGATCGCCACACCTTCGTCCGCGGCGACATTCGTGCCCCCGAAGTCGTCGACGCAGTCGTCGCCGGAGCCGACGTGGTGGTGCATTTTGCCGCAGAGAGCCATGTCGACCGATCGATCAGCGGTCCAACCGAGTTCCTCAGCACGAACGTCGTGGGCACTGGAGTTGTGATCGATGCGGCCCGGCGCCACGGCGTACCCCGGTTCGTCCACGTCTCCACCGACGAGGTGTACGGATCGATTGCCGACGGGTTCGCCCCCGAGGACGCACGACTCGCCCCATCGTCGCCGTACTCGGCGTCGAAGGCTGGCGCCGATCTCCTCGTCGCCTCGTATACGACCACCTTCGACTACCCGTCGATCACCACCCGATGCACCAACAACTTCGGGCCCTACCAGTTCCCGGAGAAGGTGATCCCGCTGTTCGTGACCAACCTTCTCGACGGCAAGCAGGTCCCGCTGTACGGCGACGGCCTCAACGAGCGAGACTGGCTGTACGTCACCGACCACTGCGCCGCGATCCACCTTCTCGTCGACGAGGGCGAACCCGGCGAGACATACAACATCGGGGCCGACAACCAGTTGACGAACCTCGACCTCACGATGCGCATCATCGATGCCCTGGGCGCCGACGAGTCGCGCATCGAGTACGTCACCGACCGGCCTGGCCACGACCGCCGGTACGCCGTGGACACGGCCAAACTCCGAGCACTGGGCTGGAAGCCGGTGCACGGATTCGAAGACGGCCTGGCGGCCACCGTCGACTGGTACCGGGACCGAAGGGACTGGTGGCAGCCTCTCAAGGATCGAGCATCGTGA
- the rfbC gene encoding dTDP-4-dehydrorhamnose 3,5-epimerase — MTTHTPTDIPDVVRIQPTRHGDHRGFFSETFRSEWFPVLTFVQDNHSMSAEVGTLRGLHLQKPPRAQAKLVRVTRGAILDVVVDIRAGSPTFGHHVAVELSAQNWEQILVPVGVAHGFITREPNTEVLYKVTEVYSAQDEVGIAWDDPDIGIDWEVEPAEVILSDRDRGHPRLSELPQMFTYPEAH; from the coding sequence TTGACCACCCACACACCCACCGACATACCTGACGTCGTGCGCATCCAGCCGACCCGGCACGGCGATCACCGTGGCTTCTTCTCGGAGACGTTTCGCTCCGAGTGGTTCCCCGTCCTCACGTTTGTACAGGACAACCACTCCATGTCCGCCGAAGTCGGCACCCTGCGGGGCCTGCATCTGCAGAAGCCGCCGCGGGCCCAGGCCAAGCTGGTGCGGGTCACCCGGGGGGCCATCCTCGACGTCGTCGTCGACATCCGGGCTGGCTCGCCGACCTTCGGGCATCATGTCGCCGTCGAGCTGAGCGCGCAGAACTGGGAGCAGATCCTCGTGCCCGTCGGAGTCGCCCACGGGTTCATCACCCGGGAGCCGAACACGGAGGTCCTGTACAAGGTGACGGAGGTCTACTCCGCGCAGGACGAGGTCGGCATAGCCTGGGACGACCCCGACATCGGCATCGACTGGGAAGTCGAGCCCGCCGAGGTGATCCTTTCGGACCGAGACCGTGGCCACCCACGACTGTCAGAGCTACCCCAGATGTTCACGTATCCGGAGGCACACTGA